The Chamaesiphon minutus PCC 6605 DNA window GAAGCTAAGAAAGGGGAGTTGAACGCTGGCTGGGGGCAATGTGCAGCGGAAATGATTGCTGCTGTGAAATTCAATCAAGCTAACGGACAAGAAATATCCAATATCTATGGTAGTGTTACCACTGGAACGATGTGGCAATTTCTCAAACTGACAGGGCAAGTTCTGACGATCGATGTTACTGAGTATCCACTCGATCCAATCGACCGAATTCTGGGAATTCTCCAGTGGATGGTGAGTGCAGTTGATTAATCTTCCAGCAATTAAGATCGTCCACACCAGTTCTACTGTCATAGACCCTTCGATTGAGACTCAGTTGAGAGTCAAACCAGTTGAATCGGGGGTTTGGGATGAGTTTCTTCAACTTCAAATTTCACCTGCTACCAGACGCTCGTATTCAGCGGGGATTAGAGATTTTTTTCGGCGTGAGTTTCAAGTAGCGGTTTCTCCAGAGACGATTTTAGCTTTTTTGCAACTCCCCGAACGTTCGGCGATCGGTCATGTGATTGCCTATCGGGGACATTTGCTCGCAGCTCAATTGTCAGCCGGAACGGTGAATGCGCGGCTGGCTGCGTTAAAGTCGTTTGTGACTCATGCTGCCAAGCGTAAACTGTGTGCATTTAGATTGGATGATATTAAGTCGGTGAAGGCTCAGACTTACAAAGATACTAGGGGAATCTCGATCGACCAATTTCAGTTATTAATCGATAGGATCGATCGAACGACCGTCATGGGTAAGCGCGATTATGCCATGCTGCGGTTGCTGTGGGACAATGCGCTCAGACGTGCTGAGGTGTGTGGACTCGATCGATCTGATTTTTACCCCAAGGAGGCGAGATTGATGCTCAAGGGGAAGGGGAGAATTGATAAAGAACCGATCGATCTGGCTGCGGCTACGGTTGGGGCGATTTCTGATTGGTTGGCGAGTATGGGTGAGAGTAGAAGTCCGGCTCTATTTGTCTCTAGTCGGGATACACGATTGAGTGTAGACAGGCTGTATCAGATCGTTGGGGGATTGGCTGAGTCAGCAGGGATCGATCGGGTGGTGAGTCCGCATAAGATTCGACACTCTAGTATTACGGCATTACTGGATCTCAATGGTGGGGATGTGCGCTCGGCTCAGGCTCATAGTCGGCATAAGAATTTGTCCACGCTGATTCGGTATGACGATGGGCGACAGCAGTTGCAGGGTAAGGCAGCTAAAACACTGGCAGATGCGATTTCGGAGCGGGAGGTGGATTAGAGGATAGGGCTTGTATTTTTATAAGTCAATATATCTCTCCAGATTACCACGATGCAACTAAGTACCGAATATTTCGATCGCTACTGTTTCAAAGTGACTTTTGAGATCTGAATTTATTTATGGGGTTTGTTAAACTAAGTGATTCCCGCGCGGGAATCACTTAGTTTAATGAACCCCATGATGAGAGCTTTTTTCGAGTTGCTAATGCAGGAGTAAGGATCGTAATAAAATCTATTGAAACATAATAGAATTATGGATGATCTGAATCTAACCCACATTCCGCTAGTTCGACCACCCTTGGGGGTGCGCTTACGCGTTCGGCTAAAAAATTATAAGATCTATAATTCTCTTCTAGCAATGCTTTTACCGATTTAAATTGTTTCTGACGATCGAGAGTACATTCTCAATAGTCTTAGCTTATTGATAATAGGATCGCTAAGACCCTATGGCTTCGTTTTAATTATTTTTCGAGCGCATAAACTAGCGAAATGTGGGATCTAAAACTCTATCCTGTCCGCACAGTAAAGAATCTGCGCTGCAACCAAAAGGAGACATTTACAAGACCGATTAACACTGGCACTTCCACCAGCGGGCCGACAACAGCGGCAAATGCTACACCAGAGTTAATCCCAAACACGGCAATAGCGACGGCGATCGCTAATTCAAAATTGTTACCCGCAGAGGTAAACGTCACACTAGCGGCTCTAGCGTAATCTGTCTTAATTCGCCACGCCATATAGAAACTTATCAAGAACATTACGACAAAGTAAATAACGTGAGTTCTGGATAAGGAAAAAGCAAAGAAGGGACAAAAAAGGTAGTCTGGAAGTACCAACTAACCAACCTGAATTGCCTTATGCCTAGTGTAGAAGAACTATTTTTCTCCGTCGATGATTTCTGCCAATTTTTTGAACAGCAGTGGCAAAGTCAATTGATTAGTCATGATTTGCAAACGCGAAAACGTAAGCGCAGCTTATATTTGAGAGAAGTAATGACCATTCTGATTGGTTTTCATCAATCTTACGATCGGAATTTCAAAAGTTATTATCTCGAAAAAGTTCAAACTCAGTGGCAGAGTCATTTTCCCAAATTGGTTAGTTACAACCGCTTCATTGAATGGATACCTGATACCTTAATCCCCTTGTGTGGCTATCTCCGCTCTTGCTTCGGTACTTGTACATGTATCAGTTTTATGGATTCTATTTGCCTGAAAGTTTGCTGGGCGAGGAACCCGCCTAGCAGTCACAATCGCCGGATCTATCGGCATAAAGTGTTTAAAGACGTTGCTGCTGGCGGGAAAATCTTCCCGCTGTTCTAATGTGAGTTCTACTCTATACTTGATATTGGGGTTACTCATAGTCGCGATCGCTAGCTCTTATACACAATTTTAAGCTTGCCGAGCTAGTAGGGTGGGCAGTGCCCACTACTGGATTTTAGGTAAAGTATATCTTTAAATAATTGTAACTGCCTATCAATCTATTCAAAATATCTGAATTTTACCAGTAATTTATAGATGGTGGGCAGCGATGCACGCTCGTCGGGGAACCCGACGGTCTAGTGCATCAAGACAGTGCCCACCCTACTGGTACGACACACTTAATTCTGTGGGTAAAGCGATCGCTTAAAGTATTGCTGATTATATTTTTTACGATTCTGAATGCCCACATTTTCAAGCGTGTCGTCCCACTACAGCATATTTTATTTTGATGAATTCTTTGTGGCAACGCCTGACATTATCGGACTTATCACCAGATAGATGGGTTGATGCTAGTTATGTGCATCGATGGGTGGGGAGTCTCCAATCTTGGCGACAGCAGAGTTGGTTAATGCAGTGGGGCGATGAGATTGGTGCGATCTTGACATCGCTCGTGTTTGTAATCTCGCCCTTTATCCCCTCCACACCCGGATTATCGACAGAGACGATCGCGTTATTGCTCGTTGGGGTGGCGGCTTTTTGGATCTTATTGACGCTAGCTGACAATCGTGGTGGTGGCATTACGCCCATTCATATCACCCTGCTAGTATTCTGGGGGATTTCGGCAGTCTCGACGGGATTGTCGCCAGCCAAAGATGCCGCGTTGAGAGGACTGAATTTGGTCAGCCTTTATTTGGTATTTTTTGTGATGTTGGCGCGGTTGTATCGCTCGCCTCGGATTCGCAATTGGCTGATCGGAATCTATTTACATATGGCGTTGATTGTCAGTGTTTACGGCGTCCATCAATCGATTTATGGTGCCAAACAGTTGGCGACTTGGGTCGATGCTGAGTCCACATTGGCGAAGACAACTCGGGTCTATAGTTATCTCAATAATCCCAATCTACTTGCTGGATATCTGTTACCAGCGATCGTTTTTAGCGTTGCCGCCTGTTTTATTTGGCGCGGTTGGTTGCCCAAAACATTGGCGATCGTGATGGTAGTCGTGAATACTTATTGTCTTCAGGTAACATACTCTCGCGGTGCTTGGGTAGGCGCATTTTTGGGCATCCTCGTCGCGGCGGGACTCATCTACTATTGGCTGCGTCCGAGACTACCCAGGTTTTGGAGATCGTGGGCGTTGCCGATCGCGCTAGGGGGGATTATCGCTATTGTGGGGATCTCACTGCTACTGGTGCCGAGCTTGCGCGATCGCGTCTTGAGTATTTTTAGCGGTAGCAAAGATAGTAGTAATAATGTGCGACTAGAAGTCTGGAAGGCAGTGGGTAAGATGATTCACGATCGACCGCTATTTGGCTTTGGGCCGGGCGATCGGGTGTTCAAGAAGATTTATCCAATTTATCAAACCAGCCCCCGCTTCAGTGCGCTGAGTGCTTACTCGATCTTTCTGGAAACGATCGTCGAAATTGGCTATGTCGGTGTTGCGGCTCTCCTATGGTCGATCGTGGTAACTTTCAATTGCGGTCTTCAGGGCTTGGCAAAATTGCGGCAAGCTAGAGACATGCAGGCTGTGTGGCTGATCGCCGCGATCGTCTCGATGGTCGCCCTCCTCGGTCAAGGTACTACTGATACTGAGTGGTATCGCCCCCAGATTCAAACCCTGTGGTGGTCGATCGTAGGTATCATTGCCAGCTTTTATCCCGGCGTCGAGCAGATCGATCGAGGTATGTCCCCAACTGCTGACACTCTCAGCCGATATGCAACCGATGCCTAACTTGATGTCCCTGATGCCCGGATCGAATTGGCAGCATCCCAATCCGCAATTACAATCGGCGTGGCAATCGGCACGGATCGGATTTGCCGTTTTGCCATTGGTGCCGCTCGTCGGTGTGCTGCTCATCTTGTTTTCGATCGGCAAGACCTGGCAACACTGTGGGCGCGAGATCGTCCGGCATCGCTTGAAGATGAAACAATAGCGGCAGTCGTACCAATTATCGATCGCGATAATCAACGGCAAATTGGTTACGTGCGGATTACCCAATCTTTAGAATTACTCGGTGGCGGAGCCTCTCCCACGGAGAATCGAACATTCCACCAACTAGATATCGGCTTAATTAGTGGATGATAATTTCGCTGGTAATTAGTAGTGGTGTGGGAATTTGGCTGACGCGCAGGGCGATGAAGCCTGCTACTCGCAGTTATCAACAATTACAACAATTTACCGCCGATCCCGCTCACGAGCTACGCAGTCCGTTGATGGCAGTCAAAACTAATGCTAGTAACACTCTCAAACATCCCGATGGCATCCGCGCTGGAGATCTAAAAAAGTTTACGGCGATCGCTAGTGCTACAGATCGAATTATTAATCTAACTGAAGATTTATTACTGACGGGGCGACAGGTCGCCTGAAAACTCGGCAGAGAGACAACTCTAGACAAATAGTATCAAAAAAGATAGGGTAAGAGAGCTTCTTACCCAAAAAACAATTAAATGTTACCAGAATTGTATCATGCCCATTTGTCAGAAAAATTCACACGCGGTAACTACTTATTGACAATTTTATTGATTCAAGTAGTGCAATCTATTAAAGAAGTCACGCTAGAAAGCATCGCAACAAAACTAGCGATGCCAATTAAATTTGAAAGCAGAAGAAAAAAAGTCCAGAGATTTTTATCAAATGATGAATGGGATTTAGATAATGTTTGGTTATCACTAGTGATTGCTTGGATTAAAGGCAATGTCAAACAGAATAATATTATATATTTAGCAATAGATCGAACCAAATGGCAATCAAACAATATTTTGATGGTCAGTATGATTTGGCGAAAGAGAGCAATTCCTATTTATTGGCAAATGCTTGATAAACAAGGGAACAGTACATTGGAAAACCAACAATTAGTATTAACCCCAGTATTCGCTGCCCTATCAGATTATAGCTTGTTGGTACTGGGAGATCGTGAATTTTGTAGTGTTACTCTTGCGAACTGGCTTAGAGAGCAGAAAATAGATTTCTGTTTACGACTGAAAAAGAATGTTTGTATCAAGACTGAAGAGGAATTGTGGACTGAACTGAAAAGGCTAGGATTAGAGCCAGGAAATAGCTTTTTTAATCAAGAAGTAACAATTAGAAAAACTGCACCAGTTGAAGGATTTAACCTAGCAGGTAAATGGCTAGGTAAATATCGAAATATTACCACAAAAGAGCCTTGGTATATTCTGACCAGCTTGGCAGATCTACAAGCAGCAGTTGATACCTATGCTAAAAGATTTGGAATTGAGGAGATGTTTCGAGACTTTAAGGGCGGAGGATATAACTTAGAAAAGACTAATTTAACGGGCGAACGATTGAGCAAATTATTGATTTTGCTATCACTAGCATACTTGAAGAGTATCATCCAAGGGATAGATATCAAATCAAAGCAAGTTCAAGAATATCTCGGCAGAAAAACAGAACATCACCGAAAATATGCTAGACATAGCACTTTCTATATTGGACTCTGGGGTGAATCATGGGTCGATTCAACATCTAGTAATTGGCAGGTTGTTGTTGAATTAATGTCTTTGTCCCCACATAAACTACCTAATTATCAACAAGGCTTGAGAGCTATGAGACTTATCCTATCAGCGTTATAGGCGACAAGTCGCCCCGACAGGATTTATTAATATTAGATAGAGCTGAAAAAGATTGTCGTTCTGACAAGATGCACCGAAGCGATCGCGCGAGCGAACCGATCGATCTGACACTACTCCTAGAGCAAATAGCAGCAACATATCGATCCCAACTCGATGCAAACTTTCTAGAATTCGATCTCAATATTCAATCTAATTTGTCAGTTCGGGGATATATTAGTAGCCCGAACGTCAAGCAATGCCTTCGATCGGTCGAGTGTTTGTCAATCTCATTGAAAATGCCATTCACCATACTCCATCGGGCGGCAAAATTATTATGTTAGTTCATCAGATTGAGAGACAGGTTGAGATTAGGATTATCGATACTGGGGTGGGAATTGCTACTGATGAGCTAGAGCGAATCCTCGATAGATTTTGGCGAGGAGATCGTTGGCGAAGCCTACCGGAGGTAATCGCGCACCCGTTGGGCAGGTGGTTCGGGCTATCGATCGGCAGTTGCTAAATAGATCGTCGATCGTCATCATGATTCGATCGATGTTCAAAGTAAATTAGGTGAAGGTAGTCAATTTATCGTCAGATTGCCTGCAATTTTCTCTGCTAGTTAAGTAAGACTTGAATTAAAACAAAAGTAGCTACCGCTAGCAAGAAATAACCAAACCACTTCTGCAATTTATCAGCGGAGACAAACTTAGATAGATATGTGCCGATTATGCTCCCTAGCGCAGCCGCAAGCGTAAAAGAGCCAGTCAGGTACCAATCGATCGATACCTGTCCCAAATAACCGATTAACCCAGCTCCAGAGTTCAAGGCAATAATTACCAAAGAGGTTGAAATTGCCACTGGCATCGTCAGATTTCTCAACAGCACCAACGCTGGCACAATCGCAAAGCCTCCGCCTACTCCCACTAATCCAGTCAGCATACCGACTCCGATTCCCTCCGTCAACAGCCATAGCCAACAATACTTACATAGAGGTCGAGGATAGCTACTGAGGGAGTCTTGATGCTCTCGATCTCCGATTGAATTGTCCGATTGAGGTTGGCGAACAATCATAAACCCAGCAGCTACCAACATCGCTACTGCAAATAGCACCATTTGCAAAGTTGCAGTGACAAACGAAAATCCAGCTAACTTTGCACCCAAAAAAGCTCCAATTGTCGTTGCCGAGCCAAAAATGAGTACTGTCTTGAGATCGATCTGCTTGCGCCGCGAGTGTGGCACTAGCCCGAATAAACTAACAACCCCAACCACGATTGAAGTCATCGCGATCGCCGATTTAGGGGCGACCCCCATCGCATATACCAAGATTGGTAAAGTCAGTACCGAACCACCACCACCGAGCAAAGCCAAGCTAATGCCAACTCCAATCGCGAGGAGATGTCCCACTAGCCAAATCATGACGCTTTCGCCCTTTGATTGTAAGGAAGCTTGGCAAGCAGCATTCCCATCGCACAAGTATCTGAGATCCCTGCATATACCAACCCACAACCAACAAAACCACTCAAGAGTAAAAACCAAGGTGATACTAATACACCGCATACAGTAGCGATTGCCACCAAAGAACCCGCCACAATTTGCACCTGCCGAAAGAGACTAATTGGTGCCTTTTTATCGATTTGAGTGGGATATGCAGCGGCTTTCCAAGCATTTAAGCCACCTTCAAGATGAATGACTTCAATCCCTCCTGCTTCAAAAAGTTTTCGGGCAGCCTGAGCCGAGCGTCTACCAGATTTACAGTACAGCACGAGCTGTCGATCTGGTTGCAGATCGATTTCCACGAGATCGATCGTTGACAGCGGCAGCGATACCGAGTCAGCAATCCGCTCTGCGGCGTGTTCGCCAGCTTCGCGCACATCGAACAAAATTGCTTGCTGGTTGGAAAGCAATCGATCGAGAGTAGCAGGATCGATTGTCTGTATTTTCGGTTTTTCGGGAGATATCATCGTTAATTTCTAAATATTAAAGCTCGATCGATTCATTAACACTCGTCAACTTGCCGCAATGTTCGTTAGCAGGTATCGCTGCTGCCATCCGTTGCGGATCGGGCAAGTTTAAATTTGCCATCAACTCAATGAACTGTTGACGGCTGCGTCTGGCAAATCGCGGATTAAACAGCTTTTCTTCGCCGATAGTAGAGACACCTAGCCCTCGATAGTCATGGGCAGGATAAACTAGAGTGCCATCGGGCAAAGTAAACAGTCGCTCGGTTACTGAGTCAAATAGGCGACTCGCATCGCCACCTTGAAAATCAGTGCGTCCGCAGCCGCGAATTAGCAGTGAATCGCCACTTAACAAGTGAGTTCGATCCACTAGATATGCCATGTGATTGTCTGTGTGTCCGGGTGTGGCAATCGCCTGAATTTGTACTGCTCCGATTTTTAAGTTTTCACCATCTTGAATAAATAAATCTGCACAACTCGCGCCAGATCCAGCAGGAACGACCCCCTGACAGTTGGTGAGTTCCCGCAACTTGGCAGTTCCAGTAATATGGTCGGCATGAATATGGGTTTCTAAGCAATACTTGAGAGTGAAACCCAATTCTTTTAGTTGTTGTAGATCTCGTTCCACTCGTTCTAGTACTGGGTCGATTAAGATTGCTTCTTTGCTATCTAAATCGGCGATGAGGTACGTGTAGGTGCTTGTTTCGAGATCGAGCAATTGACGGAATAGCATTTTAGTTTTTCTCCAAATGAAAACAGTGAATCTTGCAAATGTTTTAGGGATTTTTTTCTACCAGTAATTTAGCCGCCGTCCAAGCATTCCAAGAACCAGGAACATTGACTACTTTCTCAAAGCCATGTTTTTGTAACAAACTGGCAGCAATTGAAGCGCGATAACCACTGCCACAGTAAGTTGCAATAGTTTGATTTTTGTCTAACTCATCTAGATGTTCTTCTAAATGCGGGACGTAGATGTGTTTAGCACCAGGCACGTTACCGTTTTTAAACTCATCTTCCCCACGTACATCTAGCACCGTCACATCAGGATTATCTTTCTGCTGGTTTAACTCCTGCACAGTCCATTCACCAAGATGCTTCAAAGGCTTGCCTGCATCCTGCCAACTTGTCATGCCATCGTGAAGATACCCCACAATATTGTCATAGCCAATTCGGAATAACTGCTGGGAAGCTAAACTCACACCGCGTTCACTTTCTAGCACCATTAAAATTTTCTTTTCTGGGTCAATCATCCAACCTATCCAGTTAGGAAATTCTGGACGCAAAGCGATGTTAATTGCGCCTGGTATATGTCCGCCACCAAAGGCAAGAATAGAGCGGGTATCAATAACTACTGTATTTTCATCTTGCATCAACTGTTGAAATTCTTGAGGTGACAATGGCGGTAAAATCGGTACATCACCTAATACTTTTGCCCCTTTAGCATTGACCTTTTTTAGACGTGGGTAGTGTGTAGGTGGTTCTGGCATTCCACCTAATACCCATTCGACAAATTCTGCTTCGGTACGCTGTTTAAATACTGGGCTAAAAATTCTTTCATTACCAATGGTACTTTGTCGGCGATCTCCGATTGATTTACCACATGATGAACCTGCACCGTGACAAGGATAAATTTCTAGGCGATCGCCCAAC harbors:
- a CDS encoding MBL fold metallo-hydrolase, which gives rise to MLFRQLLDLETSTYTYLIADLDSKEAILIDPVLERVERDLQQLKELGFTLKYCLETHIHADHITGTAKLRELTNCQGVVPAGSGASCADLFIQDGENLKIGAVQIQAIATPGHTDNHMAYLVDRTHLLSGDSLLIRGCGRTDFQGGDASRLFDSVTERLFTLPDGTLVYPAHDYRGLGVSTIGEEKLFNPRFARRSRQQFIELMANLNLPDPQRMAAAIPANEHCGKLTSVNESIEL
- a CDS encoding histidine kinase dimerization/phospho-acceptor domain-containing protein — encoded protein: MIISLVISSGVGIWLTRRAMKPATRSYQQLQQFTADPAHELRSPLMAVKTNASNTLKHPDGIRAGDLKKFTAIASATDRIINLTEDLLLTGRQVA
- a CDS encoding IS4 family transposase, with product MLPELYHAHLSEKFTRGNYLLTILLIQVVQSIKEVTLESIATKLAMPIKFESRRKKVQRFLSNDEWDLDNVWLSLVIAWIKGNVKQNNIIYLAIDRTKWQSNNILMVSMIWRKRAIPIYWQMLDKQGNSTLENQQLVLTPVFAALSDYSLLVLGDREFCSVTLANWLREQKIDFCLRLKKNVCIKTEEELWTELKRLGLEPGNSFFNQEVTIRKTAPVEGFNLAGKWLGKYRNITTKEPWYILTSLADLQAAVDTYAKRFGIEEMFRDFKGGGYNLEKTNLTGERLSKLLILLSLAYLKSIIQGIDIKSKQVQEYLGRKTEHHRKYARHSTFYIGLWGESWVDSTSSNWQVVVELMSLSPHKLPNYQQGLRAMRLILSAL
- a CDS encoding ATP-binding protein: MPSIGRVFVNLIENAIHHTPSGGKIIMLVHQIERQVEIRIIDTGVGIATDELERILDRFWRGDRWRSLPEVIAHPLGRWFGLSIGSC
- a CDS encoding rhodanese-like domain-containing protein, which gives rise to MISPEKPKIQTIDPATLDRLLSNQQAILFDVREAGEHAAERIADSVSLPLSTIDLVEIDLQPDRQLVLYCKSGRRSAQAARKLFEAGGIEVIHLEGGLNAWKAAAYPTQIDKKAPISLFRQVQIVAGSLVAIATVCGVLVSPWFLLLSGFVGCGLVYAGISDTCAMGMLLAKLPYNQRAKAS
- a CDS encoding sulfite exporter TauE/SafE family protein, with the protein product MIWLVGHLLAIGVGISLALLGGGGSVLTLPILVYAMGVAPKSAIAMTSIVVGVVSLFGLVPHSRRKQIDLKTVLIFGSATTIGAFLGAKLAGFSFVTATLQMVLFAVAMLVAAGFMIVRQPQSDNSIGDREHQDSLSSYPRPLCKYCWLWLLTEGIGVGMLTGLVGVGGGFAIVPALVLLRNLTMPVAISTSLVIIALNSGAGLIGYLGQVSIDWYLTGSFTLAAALGSIIGTYLSKFVSADKLQKWFGYFLLAVATFVLIQVLLN
- a CDS encoding IctB family putative bicarbonate transporter translates to MNSLWQRLTLSDLSPDRWVDASYVHRWVGSLQSWRQQSWLMQWGDEIGAILTSLVFVISPFIPSTPGLSTETIALLLVGVAAFWILLTLADNRGGGITPIHITLLVFWGISAVSTGLSPAKDAALRGLNLVSLYLVFFVMLARLYRSPRIRNWLIGIYLHMALIVSVYGVHQSIYGAKQLATWVDAESTLAKTTRVYSYLNNPNLLAGYLLPAIVFSVAACFIWRGWLPKTLAIVMVVVNTYCLQVTYSRGAWVGAFLGILVAAGLIYYWLRPRLPRFWRSWALPIALGGIIAIVGISLLLVPSLRDRVLSIFSGSKDSSNNVRLEVWKAVGKMIHDRPLFGFGPGDRVFKKIYPIYQTSPRFSALSAYSIFLETIVEIGYVGVAALLWSIVVTFNCGLQGLAKLRQARDMQAVWLIAAIVSMVALLGQGTTDTEWYRPQIQTLWWSIVGIIASFYPGVEQIDRGMSPTADTLSRYATDA
- a CDS encoding tyrosine-type recombinase/integrase; the encoded protein is MQLINLPAIKIVHTSSTVIDPSIETQLRVKPVESGVWDEFLQLQISPATRRSYSAGIRDFFRREFQVAVSPETILAFLQLPERSAIGHVIAYRGHLLAAQLSAGTVNARLAALKSFVTHAAKRKLCAFRLDDIKSVKAQTYKDTRGISIDQFQLLIDRIDRTTVMGKRDYAMLRLLWDNALRRAEVCGLDRSDFYPKEARLMLKGKGRIDKEPIDLAAATVGAISDWLASMGESRSPALFVSSRDTRLSVDRLYQIVGGLAESAGIDRVVSPHKIRHSSITALLDLNGGDVRSAQAHSRHKNLSTLIRYDDGRQQLQGKAAKTLADAISEREVD
- a CDS encoding MBL fold metallo-hydrolase produces the protein MALVLEQINVEGLAHLSYLIGDDKAGVVAVLDPRRDVDIYIQRAREIGVRITHIIETHIHADFVSGSHELQARTNAPIYGGKSDDYQFDLHQLNEGDELKIGNVTLRALHTPGHTPEHISLLIFDAKQGKEPFAIFTGDFLFNLDVGRPDLLGGGTEKKLAAQLYHSLFDKLVPLGDRLEIYPCHGAGSSCGKSIGDRRQSTIGNERIFSPVFKQRTEAEFVEWVLGGMPEPPTHYPRLKKVNAKGAKVLGDVPILPPLSPQEFQQLMQDENTVVIDTRSILAFGGGHIPGAINIALRPEFPNWIGWMIDPEKKILMVLESERGVSLASQQLFRIGYDNIVGYLHDGMTSWQDAGKPLKHLGEWTVQELNQQKDNPDVTVLDVRGEDEFKNGNVPGAKHIYVPHLEEHLDELDKNQTIATYCGSGYRASIAASLLQKHGFEKVVNVPGSWNAWTAAKLLVEKNP